A window from Rhizosphaericola mali encodes these proteins:
- a CDS encoding diacylglycerol/lipid kinase family protein: protein MESLVADLKVNRIEQKNKNPKLEERKFVYLVNPVSGTDKKESLIKVIKKISTEKKLAFEFLETNALGNYDYLNDKIIDEGITDIVIIGGDGTVNQVVGALYQNKNVRFGIIPFGSGNGLANTAGIPSKPKAAFELILEGPSKMIDAFRINGQFSCMLSGLGFDAAVAHDFAQKSHRGLLTYTQQSIINFFKAQPYQFEISVDNFSVFSSAFFISIANSNQFGNNFTIAPQASLNDGLLDIVIVQKMNKAELPFAVLKQIRGNNKLQKLVEDISQKNILYFQTPSIKIKNLMHAPLHIDGEPVETSDELEATIIKDCFRLIC from the coding sequence ATGGAAAGTCTTGTAGCGGATTTGAAAGTAAATAGAATAGAACAGAAAAATAAAAACCCGAAATTGGAAGAAAGAAAATTTGTTTATCTCGTCAATCCAGTATCTGGAACGGATAAAAAGGAATCTCTTATAAAAGTTATCAAAAAGATCAGTACGGAAAAAAAACTGGCTTTTGAATTTTTAGAAACCAATGCCTTGGGCAATTATGATTATCTCAACGATAAGATTATAGATGAAGGTATTACGGACATTGTTATCATCGGTGGCGATGGTACCGTCAATCAAGTTGTAGGTGCACTATATCAGAATAAAAATGTACGATTTGGTATCATTCCTTTTGGAAGTGGAAATGGCTTAGCAAATACAGCGGGAATTCCATCCAAGCCCAAAGCGGCATTTGAATTAATATTAGAAGGCCCGTCCAAAATGATCGATGCATTTCGTATCAATGGACAATTTTCATGCATGTTGAGTGGTTTGGGTTTCGATGCCGCAGTGGCACATGATTTTGCACAAAAATCACATCGCGGTTTATTGACTTATACACAACAAAGTATTATCAATTTTTTCAAAGCTCAACCTTATCAATTTGAGATTTCGGTGGATAATTTTTCCGTATTTTCAAGTGCATTTTTCATAAGTATTGCCAATAGCAATCAATTTGGTAATAATTTCACGATTGCACCACAAGCTTCTTTAAATGATGGACTTTTAGATATTGTGATTGTTCAAAAAATGAATAAGGCAGAATTGCCATTTGCGGTATTGAAACAAATACGCGGTAATAATAAATTACAAAAATTGGTAGAAGACATTTCTCAGAAAAATATCCTTTATTTCCAAACGCCATCTATCAAAATCAAAAATTTGATGCATGCTCCTTTGCATATTGACGGAGAGCCTGTTGAAACTTCTGATGAATTGGAAGC